A section of the Solitalea canadensis DSM 3403 genome encodes:
- a CDS encoding penicillin-binding protein 1A → MFNKIISSIRNFFKKINSFLPKNKFIKALIYLFTFIILFFAAVDLNFLWLFGYSPGFSDLKNPPLATASELYTADSVLIGRYYTENRTPVEFKDLPPNLKNALIDTEDARFYQHSGIDIRSLFSSIFSTLSGDKRGASTITQQLSKNLYQTRRERSFGLLTHIPFIKTVIYKTKEWLTAVKLEMVYSKDEILTLYLNTVPFGNNSFGIKVAANKYFNKQVNELTTEESAVLVGMLKATSTYNPITNAEKSKERRNVVLSQMNKYNHLPKDEYLRLSTQPIFLDLSYKEDNKQEKDSYIRNAVANWIKDWAKENDYDIYADGLKIYTTIDSRMQKYAEEAVSDRMAYLQRRFYGYWQSQNPWTDEEGNEIPNYLETMVERLPVYKALTKKYKGNIDSINEAINQKKRMTVFTWKGDRDTTFSTVDSMRYYSQILQTGLMTFEPSTSHIRAWVGGIDFDHFKFDHVIQAKRQAGSTFKPFVYLTALDNGWSPCDKIKDQSVTINYVENGEKKSWSPKNADWHFTGYDMTLRWAMGRSCNSVTAQLTEKVGWDNVVKYAHKCGIESPLKSVPSVGLGSNDVSLFEMITAYGVFLNKGMYAKPLLVTKIYNKEGKLIKEFKPELKRVLSEETAWLMIYMLQGGIQEPGGTSQALWEYDLFKKGNEIGGKTGTTSNYSDGWYMGVTKDLITGTWVGCEDRNIHFMSSAYGEGSKTALPIFGKYMEKIYGDPSLGITMGKFPKPTVKIATKYYCPTSVPRRDTTSGTDSVDTDYETLPDSIITGF, encoded by the coding sequence CTTCATTATTTTATTCTTTGCAGCAGTTGATCTTAATTTTCTGTGGTTGTTTGGATATTCACCTGGTTTCAGCGATTTAAAGAATCCGCCATTAGCAACAGCTTCAGAATTATATACGGCCGACAGTGTGTTAATTGGTCGTTATTACACCGAAAATCGCACACCTGTAGAGTTTAAAGACTTACCACCAAACTTAAAAAACGCCCTTATTGATACAGAAGATGCGCGGTTCTACCAGCATTCCGGCATTGACATCCGTTCTTTATTCTCAAGTATATTTTCAACTTTAAGCGGAGACAAACGCGGAGCCAGTACCATCACGCAACAATTATCTAAAAACCTTTATCAAACCCGAAGAGAGCGTTCTTTTGGTTTGCTAACCCATATACCTTTTATAAAGACTGTTATTTACAAAACAAAAGAGTGGTTAACAGCAGTTAAACTGGAAATGGTTTACTCAAAGGATGAAATATTAACCTTGTACTTGAATACAGTCCCTTTCGGTAATAATTCATTCGGAATTAAAGTGGCGGCTAATAAATATTTTAACAAACAAGTTAATGAGCTAACTACAGAAGAGTCTGCGGTATTAGTTGGTATGTTAAAAGCTACGTCAACTTATAATCCGATAACCAATGCTGAAAAATCAAAAGAAAGAAGAAATGTTGTTCTTTCTCAAATGAATAAATACAATCATTTGCCGAAGGATGAGTATTTGAGATTGTCAACTCAACCTATTTTCTTGGATTTAAGCTATAAAGAAGATAATAAGCAAGAGAAAGATTCCTATATCCGGAACGCTGTAGCTAACTGGATCAAAGATTGGGCAAAAGAAAACGATTATGATATTTATGCTGATGGTTTAAAAATCTATACCACCATTGATTCACGCATGCAAAAATATGCAGAAGAAGCGGTGTCTGACCGAATGGCTTATCTGCAACGCAGATTTTATGGTTACTGGCAAAGTCAGAACCCATGGACTGATGAAGAAGGAAACGAAATTCCGAATTACCTGGAAACCATGGTAGAACGATTGCCTGTATATAAAGCCTTAACCAAAAAATATAAAGGAAATATCGATTCGATCAATGAGGCTATTAACCAGAAAAAAAGAATGACCGTATTCACCTGGAAAGGTGATCGTGATACTACTTTCTCTACAGTGGACTCTATGCGTTACTACTCGCAGATCTTACAAACTGGCTTAATGACTTTTGAGCCTTCAACTTCGCACATTAGAGCATGGGTTGGAGGTATTGATTTTGATCATTTCAAATTTGATCACGTAATTCAAGCTAAACGTCAAGCAGGTTCAACATTCAAACCATTTGTTTACTTAACGGCTTTGGATAATGGTTGGTCTCCTTGTGATAAAATTAAGGATCAATCTGTTACCATTAATTATGTCGAAAACGGTGAAAAGAAAAGTTGGTCACCAAAAAATGCAGACTGGCATTTTACTGGTTATGATATGACTTTACGATGGGCAATGGGTCGCTCTTGCAATTCAGTAACCGCTCAGCTAACCGAAAAAGTCGGATGGGACAATGTTGTAAAATATGCCCATAAATGCGGGATTGAAAGCCCGTTAAAATCAGTCCCTTCCGTTGGATTAGGATCTAATGATGTTTCATTATTTGAGATGATTACAGCATATGGAGTATTTCTAAATAAAGGTATGTATGCTAAACCGCTATTAGTCACCAAAATATATAACAAAGAAGGAAAGCTGATTAAAGAATTTAAACCTGAGTTGAAACGTGTTTTAAGCGAAGAAACTGCCTGGTTAATGATTTACATGCTTCAAGGTGGTATTCAAGAGCCTGGAGGAACATCTCAGGCTTTATGGGAATATGACCTGTTTAAAAAAGGCAATGAAATTGGCGGCAAAACCGGAACCACCTCTAATTATTCAGATGGTTGGTACATGGGTGTGACAAAAGATTTAATTACCGGAACATGGGTTGGATGTGAAGACAGAAATATACACTTTATGTCAAGTGCCTATGGTGAAGGCTCAAAAACAGCGCTTCCAATTTTCGGAAAATACATGGAGAAAATATATGGCGATCCTTCCCTAGGTATAACTATGGGTAAATTTCCAAAACCAACCGTTAAAATAGCTACAAAATACTATTGTCCAACTTCAGTACCAAGAAGAGACACCACATCTGGCACAGATAGTGTTGATACTGACTATGAAACATTACCAGACAGTATTATTACAGGCTTTTAA